Proteins from a genomic interval of Hemitrygon akajei unplaced genomic scaffold, sHemAka1.3 Scf000034, whole genome shotgun sequence:
- the LOC140719998 gene encoding uncharacterized protein → MPFTCSDCGKEFTSSSQLKVHGRVHTGERPFTCSDCGKRFTRSSHLLSHQLVHTGEKPFICSECGKAFTRSSQLQEHQQTHTGKKPFSCSECGKGFTRSSDLKVHQQVHTGVSPFTCSECGKGFTHSSKLQRHLLVHTGERPFTCSECGKGFTQSSKLQTHWLVHTGEKPFACSVCEKGFTRSSQLKEHQRIHTGEKPFTCSDCGKEFARAAQLSVHQRFHTGEKPFSCSECGKRFTVSSDMKIHQRVHTGERPFTCSDCGKRFIRSSELNTHQCFHTGEKPFICSDCGKRFTLSFRLLRHQLVHTGEKPFICSDCGKEFARSSGLKVHQRVHTGERPFTCSDCGKEFAGSSDLKIHLRVHIGDRPFTCSVCGKGFTHSSTLQRHQLVHTGERPFTCSECGKGFTQSSNLLSHQRIHTGERPFTCSDCGKAFTHSSTLLSHQRIHTGERPFTCPECGKGFTRSSKLQRHQLVHTGEKPFTFSDCGKGFT, encoded by the coding sequence atgccgttcacctgctcagactgtgggaaggagttcacttcgtcatctcaactgaaggtacacgggcgagttcacactggggagaggccgttcacctgctcagactgtgggaagcgattcactcggtcatctcacctactgagccaccagctggttcacactggggagaaaccgttcatctgctcagaatgtgggaaggcattcactcggtcatctcaactacaggaacatcagcaaactcacactgggaagaaaccgttcagctgctcagaatgtgggaagggattcactcggtcatctgacctgaaggtacatcagcaagttcatacTGGGGTGagtccgttcacctgctctgaatgtgggaaaggattcacgcactcatccaaactacagagacacttgctggttcacactggggagaggccattcacctgctctgaatgtgggaagggattcactcagtcatccaaactacagacacactggctggttcacaccggggagaaaccgtttGCCTGCTCCGTATGTGAGAAAGGATTTACAcgttcatctcaactgaaggaacatcagcgaattcacactggggagaaaccattcacttgctcagactgtgggaaggagttcGCTCGTGCAGCTCAGCTGAGCGTACATCaacgatttcacactggggagaaaccattcagctgctctgaatgtgggaagagattcactgtgtcatctgacatgaaaatacatcagcgagttcatactggggagaggccgttcacctgctcggactgtgggaagcgattcattcggtcatctgaactgaacacACATCAGtgctttcacactggggagaaaccattcatttgctcagactgtgggaaaagattcactctgtcatttcGTCTACTGAggcaccagttagttcacactggggagaaaccgttcatctgctcagactgtgggaaggagttcGCTCGATCATCTGGCTTGAaagtgcatcagcgagttcacactggggagaggccgttcacctgctcagactgtgggaaggagtttGCTGGGTCATCGGACTTGAAAatacatctgcgagttcacattggggacaggccgttcacctgctctgtgtgtgggaagggattcactcactcatccaccctacagagacaccagctggttcacactggggagaggccattcacctgttctgaatgtgggaagggattcactcagtcatccaaccttttGTCACACCAGcgaatccacactggggagaggccgttcacctgctcagattgtgggaaggcattcactcactcatccacccttttgtcacatcagcgaatccacactggggagaggccattcacctgccctgaatgtgggaagggattcactcggtcatccaagctacagagacaccagttagttcatactggggagaaaccattcactttctcagattgtgggaagggattcacttag